The proteins below are encoded in one region of Methylobacillus flagellatus KT:
- a CDS encoding posphoenolpyruvate synthetase regulatory kinase/phosphorylase PpsR — protein sequence MQKRSVFFISDGTGITAESVGHLLAHFPTVSFKHIRLPFTDSEQKVQEALLKIAETEKADGARPIVVMTLVNTDLRDMLKQSNAVHLDVFGSFVDPLAEELQEQPSRTSGIAHSVLGNSYYERIDAINFTLNHDDGMTDFGLSEAQVILVGVSRCGKTPTSLYLAMQFGIKAANYPLIPEDLERGSLPEALKKYPEKLYGLSINPERLHSVRSERRPDSHYASLDNCRREIRLAEDLMHREGISWIDSTSRSIEELSTIILQKIRVNSNH from the coding sequence ATGCAGAAACGCAGCGTATTTTTCATTTCCGACGGTACCGGGATTACTGCCGAGTCCGTCGGGCACCTGTTGGCGCACTTTCCCACGGTCAGCTTCAAGCATATCCGCCTGCCCTTCACCGACTCTGAGCAAAAGGTACAGGAGGCATTGCTCAAGATTGCCGAAACGGAAAAAGCGGATGGTGCGCGGCCTATCGTCGTCATGACCCTGGTGAATACCGACCTGCGCGATATGCTCAAGCAAAGCAACGCCGTGCATCTGGATGTATTCGGCTCCTTCGTGGATCCGCTGGCTGAAGAGTTGCAGGAACAGCCTTCCCGCACCTCTGGCATTGCCCATAGCGTGCTGGGCAATAGCTACTATGAGCGTATCGACGCGATCAACTTTACGCTCAACCATGACGATGGCATGACTGATTTCGGCCTCAGCGAAGCGCAAGTGATCTTGGTCGGTGTCTCCCGTTGCGGCAAGACGCCGACCAGCCTGTACCTGGCAATGCAGTTTGGTATCAAGGCTGCAAATTATCCTTTGATCCCGGAAGACCTGGAGCGCGGCTCCTTGCCCGAGGCACTCAAGAAGTACCCCGAAAAGCTGTACGGGCTCTCGATCAATCCTGAGCGCCTGCACAGTGTACGTAGCGAGCGCCGACCGGACAGCCATTATGCATCCCTAGACAATTGCAGGCGCGAGATCCGCTTGGCGGAAGATCTGATGCATCGAGAAGGCATCAGCTGGATCGATTCCACCAGTCGCTCGATTGAAGAACTCTCCACCATCATCCTGCAGAAAATCCGTGTGAACTCGAACCACTGA
- a CDS encoding DoxX family protein, with translation MNQYAHLVGRILIAIIFIVAGAGKIADQTGTIAYMESVEVPGILLWPTIALELLGGIAIIIGFQTRLVSWLLAIFCIAAAFLFHFDLKDSMQTILFLKDLAIAGGFLILASTPTLWLSVDSRRN, from the coding sequence ATGAACCAATATGCACATCTAGTGGGCCGCATCCTGATCGCGATTATCTTTATCGTTGCAGGTGCAGGAAAGATTGCGGACCAGACGGGCACGATCGCCTACATGGAGTCCGTCGAGGTGCCAGGCATCTTGCTTTGGCCCACGATTGCGCTTGAGCTCCTGGGTGGAATCGCCATTATCATCGGTTTCCAGACACGCCTGGTTTCCTGGCTGCTCGCCATTTTCTGTATCGCGGCCGCCTTCCTGTTCCATTTCGACCTGAAGGACTCGATGCAGACCATCCTGTTCCTCAAGGATCTTGCCATCGCGGGCGGATTCCTGATCCTGGCAAGCACGCCCACACTCTGGCTATCTGTCGATAGCCGACGCAATTGA
- a CDS encoding NAD(P)-dependent alcohol dehydrogenase, producing MTKAISYAAHDPKSPLAPFSFERRQVGANDVQIEILFCGVCHSDLHQARNEWGNSIFPVVPGHEIVGRVTQVGSNVKKFKVGDLAGVGCMVDSCNACPDCAEGLEQYCNHAVFTYNSPDKHMPGQVTYGGYSNLIVVDERFTLKISDKLDLAATAPLLCAGITTYSPLRHWNVGPGQKVGIVGLGGLGHMGVKFAKALGAHTVLFTTSPSKVEDAKRLGADEVIISKDPEQMQQHLQSFDFILNTVAAPHDLDQFMALLKRDGSMCLVGVPDSPHPSPSVANLIFKRRKLAGSLIGGIKETQEMLDFCAEHNITSDIELIPIQEINNAFERMLKSDVKYRFVIDIASLRQAA from the coding sequence ATGACCAAAGCCATTAGTTATGCAGCACATGATCCCAAATCTCCTTTGGCCCCATTTTCTTTCGAGCGGCGTCAGGTTGGAGCGAATGATGTCCAGATCGAAATCCTATTTTGTGGCGTTTGCCACTCCGACCTGCACCAGGCGCGTAACGAATGGGGAAACTCCATTTTCCCAGTCGTGCCTGGCCACGAAATCGTAGGGCGCGTGACCCAGGTCGGCAGCAATGTCAAAAAATTCAAGGTAGGCGACTTGGCAGGCGTAGGCTGCATGGTGGACTCATGCAACGCCTGCCCCGACTGTGCGGAAGGCCTGGAGCAGTACTGCAACCACGCTGTATTTACGTATAACAGCCCGGACAAGCACATGCCCGGCCAGGTCACTTACGGAGGCTACTCCAACCTGATTGTGGTGGACGAACGTTTCACATTGAAGATTTCAGACAAGCTCGATCTAGCGGCGACAGCGCCACTGCTCTGCGCCGGCATTACGACGTATTCCCCTCTGCGTCATTGGAATGTCGGCCCGGGACAAAAGGTCGGCATCGTGGGCCTGGGCGGTCTTGGACACATGGGCGTCAAATTCGCCAAAGCACTCGGGGCGCACACGGTGTTGTTCACCACCTCTCCCAGCAAGGTAGAAGACGCAAAACGCCTGGGTGCCGATGAAGTCATCATCTCCAAGGATCCTGAGCAAATGCAGCAGCACCTGCAAAGTTTCGATTTCATCCTCAACACAGTCGCCGCACCGCACGACCTTGACCAGTTCATGGCCCTGCTCAAGCGCGATGGCTCCATGTGCCTGGTAGGCGTGCCCGACAGCCCGCACCCTTCCCCCAGCGTCGCCAACCTGATATTCAAGCGCCGCAAGCTGGCCGGATCCTTGATCGGCGGCATCAAGGAAACCCAGGAAATGCTGGATTTCTGCGCCGAACACAATATCACTTCCGACATCGAGCTGATCCCGATCCAGGAAATCAACAATGCATTCGAGCGCATGCTGAAGAGCGACGTGAAATACCGCTTCGTGATTGATATCGCCAGCCTCAGGCAAGCGGCTTAA
- the lspA gene encoding signal peptidase II → MLKWLGLSGIVVALDLYTKHLVLKAFEYGEHLQLTSFFDLVRYHNEGAAFSFLAGAGGWQRIFFSAIAVVASIIIIRLLRKHPQQHLFCLGLALVLGGALGNLYDRVTLGYVVDFLFFHYGEYYWPAFNVADSAICVGVALLILDSFRKKA, encoded by the coding sequence ATGCTTAAGTGGCTGGGCCTGAGCGGCATCGTGGTTGCGCTTGACCTTTATACCAAGCACTTGGTGCTTAAGGCTTTCGAGTATGGCGAACACCTGCAGCTCACCTCATTTTTCGATCTGGTGCGCTATCACAACGAAGGCGCTGCATTCAGCTTCCTTGCGGGCGCTGGCGGTTGGCAACGCATTTTTTTCAGTGCGATCGCCGTGGTGGCTTCCATCATTATCATCCGCCTGCTGCGCAAGCACCCGCAGCAGCACTTGTTCTGTCTTGGGCTAGCCCTGGTGCTGGGCGGTGCGCTGGGCAACCTCTATGACCGCGTGACCTTGGGTTATGTGGTGGACTTCCTGTTCTTCCATTACGGAGAATACTATTGGCCGGCATTCAACGTGGCGGATTCGGCGATTTGCGTGGGCGTCGCGTTGCTGATACTGGACAGCTTCAGGAAGAAAGCCTGA
- the ileS gene encoding isoleucine--tRNA ligase, translated as MSENTKYKLNLPETSFPMRGDLAKREPAWLKGWQDKQVYQRIRNARKGAKKFILHDGPPYANGAIHLGHAVNKILKDIIVKSKTLSGFDAPYVPGWDCHGLPIELAVEKQHGKDIPPAKFRELCRAYAAEQVARQKQDFIRLGVLGDWDHPYLTMDFQTEADIIRALGDIYKNGYLYQGSKPVHWCVDCGSALAEAEVEYEDVNSPAIDVGFKFVDHAALGAAFNTTVNGDAYAVIWTTTPWTLPANQAVSVHPELEYDLLQTSRGLLVLAHDLAEATLKRYGEEEAPVLGSAKGAALRGLLVQHPFEQRTVPVITGEHVTTDAGTGLVHTAAAHGNDDWLVMRAHYPEEKPRVLIGGDGKFFNSELVELAAIRGLNRQEANKVILTVLQEKGALFASARLNHSFPHCWRHKTPLMQLATHQWFIGMNQVGSNGKSLRELANKAVDDTAFYPAWGRARLEAMIRNRPDWCVSRQRNWGVPMPFFVHKETGEPHPRTAELLETVALQVEQQGIEAWFSLDGATFLAQHAPENADQYKKVTDTLDVWFDSGATHAAVLKRRSELQSPADLYLEGSDQHRGWFQSSLLTGCAIDGRAPYDALLTHGFTVDEKGYKMSKSRGNGIEPQDICNRLGADMLRLWIASTDYSGEMSLSEEILKRVTDSYRRIRNTLRFLLANLADFDAQQDLLPVEQWLELDRFGLALTQQLQAQVLADFDRYEFHLAVQKLVGFCSEELGGFYLDILKDRLYTSGDKSHARRSAQSALHHITHALMRLMAPILSFTADEIWNTLGLDAKATVFEETWYALPEHGLDQSALQAWETVLDVRNASNKAIENERAQGKIGASLQAELDIYASGDIHAALVRLQDDLRFVLMASRVTVHAREGGLEVKVSASAHAKCERCWHYRADVGSDAAHPTICGRCVSNLFGQGESRHYA; from the coding sequence ATGAGCGAAAACACCAAGTACAAGTTGAACCTGCCAGAAACCAGTTTTCCGATGCGCGGAGACCTGGCGAAGCGTGAACCCGCATGGCTGAAAGGCTGGCAGGACAAACAGGTGTACCAGCGCATACGCAATGCGCGCAAGGGTGCGAAGAAATTCATCCTGCACGACGGCCCGCCGTATGCCAACGGCGCGATTCACCTGGGGCATGCCGTCAACAAGATATTGAAGGACATCATTGTCAAGTCCAAGACCTTGTCCGGCTTCGATGCGCCTTACGTGCCTGGCTGGGATTGCCATGGCCTGCCGATCGAGCTGGCTGTCGAGAAACAGCACGGCAAGGATATTCCGCCGGCTAAATTCCGTGAGCTGTGCCGCGCCTATGCCGCCGAGCAGGTGGCGAGGCAGAAGCAGGACTTCATTCGCCTGGGCGTGCTGGGCGACTGGGATCATCCTTACCTCACCATGGACTTCCAGACCGAGGCCGACATCATCCGCGCGCTTGGCGACATCTACAAGAATGGCTATCTCTACCAGGGCTCCAAGCCCGTGCATTGGTGCGTGGACTGCGGCTCGGCATTGGCAGAGGCCGAAGTCGAATACGAGGACGTCAACTCGCCCGCGATCGACGTTGGCTTCAAGTTCGTCGATCACGCTGCGCTTGGCGCAGCGTTCAATACCACCGTCAATGGTGATGCCTACGCGGTGATCTGGACCACTACGCCCTGGACCTTGCCTGCCAACCAAGCCGTCAGCGTGCATCCTGAGCTGGAGTATGACCTGCTTCAGACTTCGCGCGGCTTGCTGGTGCTGGCGCACGACCTGGCCGAAGCGACGCTCAAGCGTTATGGCGAGGAAGAGGCGCCGGTGCTTGGCTCTGCCAAGGGCGCGGCGCTTAGGGGTCTGCTCGTGCAGCATCCTTTCGAGCAGCGCACCGTCCCCGTGATCACGGGCGAGCATGTCACGACCGATGCCGGTACCGGCCTGGTGCATACCGCTGCCGCGCACGGCAACGATGACTGGTTGGTGATGCGTGCGCATTATCCCGAGGAAAAGCCACGCGTGTTGATCGGCGGCGACGGCAAATTCTTCAACAGCGAGCTGGTCGAGCTGGCCGCAATTCGCGGCTTGAACCGGCAAGAGGCCAACAAAGTCATCCTGACTGTATTGCAGGAAAAGGGCGCCTTGTTCGCCAGTGCGCGCCTGAACCATAGTTTCCCGCATTGCTGGCGCCACAAGACGCCATTGATGCAATTGGCGACCCACCAATGGTTCATCGGCATGAACCAGGTCGGCAGCAATGGCAAATCCCTGCGCGAACTGGCAAACAAGGCGGTGGACGATACGGCGTTCTATCCTGCCTGGGGCCGAGCGCGTCTCGAGGCGATGATCAGGAACCGTCCTGACTGGTGCGTCTCGCGCCAGCGCAATTGGGGTGTGCCGATGCCGTTCTTCGTGCACAAGGAGACCGGCGAACCGCATCCGCGCACTGCGGAGCTGCTCGAAACCGTCGCGTTGCAGGTGGAGCAGCAGGGTATCGAAGCCTGGTTCTCGCTCGATGGGGCAACCTTCCTGGCTCAGCATGCGCCCGAGAATGCAGATCAATACAAAAAGGTGACGGATACGCTGGATGTCTGGTTCGATTCCGGCGCTACCCATGCGGCGGTATTGAAACGCCGTTCGGAACTGCAAAGTCCTGCCGACTTGTACCTGGAAGGTTCGGATCAGCATCGGGGCTGGTTCCAGTCATCCTTGCTCACCGGCTGTGCGATCGATGGTCGTGCACCGTACGATGCCTTGCTCACCCACGGCTTCACCGTGGACGAGAAAGGCTACAAGATGTCGAAATCGCGCGGCAACGGCATCGAGCCGCAGGATATCTGCAACCGCCTCGGCGCGGACATGCTGCGCCTGTGGATCGCTTCCACGGACTACTCCGGCGAAATGTCCTTGTCGGAGGAAATCCTCAAGCGTGTGACCGACAGTTACCGCCGCATCCGTAATACCCTACGCTTCCTGCTCGCCAACCTGGCCGACTTCGATGCGCAGCAGGATTTGCTGCCGGTCGAGCAGTGGCTGGAGCTGGATCGCTTCGGCTTGGCATTGACACAGCAATTGCAGGCGCAGGTGCTTGCCGACTTCGATCGCTACGAATTCCACCTCGCGGTGCAAAAGCTGGTGGGTTTCTGCTCCGAGGAGCTGGGCGGCTTCTATCTCGATATCCTCAAGGACAGACTCTACACATCGGGCGACAAGTCGCATGCGCGCCGTTCCGCACAAAGTGCACTGCACCATATCACCCATGCCCTGATGCGGCTGATGGCGCCTATCCTCAGCTTCACGGCAGATGAAATCTGGAACACCTTGGGCCTGGATGCCAAGGCCACCGTGTTCGAGGAAACCTGGTACGCCTTGCCGGAGCACGGCCTGGATCAGTCCGCACTGCAGGCATGGGAGACAGTGCTGGATGTGCGCAACGCCTCCAACAAGGCGATCGAGAACGAACGCGCGCAAGGCAAAATTGGCGCTTCCCTGCAAGCTGAGCTGGATATCTATGCCAGCGGCGATATCCATGCCGCACTCGTGCGGCTGCAGGACGACCTGCGCTTCGTGCTGATGGCCTCACGCGTCACCGTGCATGCGCGAGAGGGTGGGTTGGAAGTGAAGGTAAGTGCGAGTGCGCATGCCAAGTGCGAGCGCTGCTGGCATTACCGTGCCGATGTCGGTAGTGATGCCGCGCACCCAACCATTTGCGGCCGTTGTGTCAGCAACCTGTTCGGTCAGGGCGAGTCGCGTCATTATGCTTAA
- a CDS encoding bifunctional riboflavin kinase/FAD synthetase, which yields MQVFRHFHQAAHHPLAVAIGNFDGVHLGHQALLRRLIEVASAQGLKSAVMTFEPHPREFFAPDKAPARLTSLREKLELFAEAGVDYVYVCHFNRRFAAITVEAFMQDILRNALDARTILVGEDFRFGAGRQGSMEDFARAGFNLQSQPQVNLDGKRVSSTAIREALAKGQLDEAARLLGRPYSISGKVVHGDKLARELGYPTANIHMLHDRPPLFGIYAVKLEGLAEGGDWPGVASLGVRPTVKQDGKPTLEAHLFDFSGDIYGRHVRVKFMHKIRDEMKFDSLETLKYWIARDAEMAREYFRANP from the coding sequence ATGCAGGTATTTCGTCATTTCCACCAGGCTGCCCATCATCCGCTTGCGGTTGCTATTGGAAATTTCGATGGCGTGCACCTGGGCCACCAGGCATTGTTGCGTCGCCTGATCGAGGTGGCGTCTGCACAAGGACTGAAGTCGGCAGTCATGACTTTCGAGCCGCATCCGCGGGAGTTTTTCGCGCCTGACAAGGCGCCTGCAAGGCTGACTTCGTTGCGTGAGAAGTTGGAGTTGTTTGCGGAAGCTGGTGTCGATTATGTCTATGTCTGTCATTTCAACCGCCGTTTCGCCGCCATCACGGTGGAAGCCTTCATGCAGGACATCCTACGCAATGCGCTGGATGCCCGGACTATCCTGGTGGGAGAGGACTTCCGTTTTGGTGCCGGGCGCCAGGGCAGTATGGAGGATTTTGCACGCGCAGGATTCAATCTGCAAAGCCAGCCGCAGGTCAACCTGGACGGCAAGCGTGTTTCCAGCACCGCCATCCGCGAGGCGCTGGCGAAGGGGCAGCTCGATGAAGCTGCGCGCCTGCTGGGGCGCCCCTACAGTATCAGCGGCAAGGTGGTGCATGGCGACAAGCTTGCACGCGAGCTTGGCTATCCTACGGCGAATATTCACATGCTGCATGATAGGCCGCCGCTTTTCGGCATCTATGCGGTAAAATTGGAAGGTTTGGCCGAGGGCGGCGATTGGCCGGGTGTAGCTAGCCTCGGTGTGCGACCTACCGTAAAGCAGGATGGCAAGCCGACGCTGGAGGCGCACCTGTTTGATTTCAGCGGCGATATCTATGGCCGTCATGTACGCGTGAAATTCATGCACAAAATACGCGATGAAATGAAATTCGACAGCCTGGAAACATTGAAGTACTGGATTGCCAGGGATGCCGAGATGGCGCGTGAGTATTTTCGTGCCAATCCCTGA
- the murJ gene encoding murein biosynthesis integral membrane protein MurJ, whose protein sequence is MNLLKALAAVGSMTFVSRVLGFVRDTLIARVFGAGIYTDAFFVAFKIPNLLRRLFAEGAFSQAFVPVLAEYKNRRGHDETYGLVSKVATLLGLVLMGVTLLGILAAPVVAYISAPGWAQREPETFALTIDMLRIIFPYILLISVVSLAGGVLNTYSRFSVPAFTPVWLNIAFIVAALFFAPYFDPPVMVLAWAVFAGGVLQLVFQLPFLRKIGMLPKLHFDFRDEGVWRILRLMGPAVFGVSIAQLSLLINTIFASFLESGSVSWLYYADRLMEFPTGLLGVALGTILLPSLSKSVADKAEHEYSSLLDWGLRLTLMLALPAAVALAVLSVPLVTSLFHYGAFTEHDVWMTRQALIAYSLGLLGLILVKVLAPGFYARQNVKTPVKIAVVTLIATQLMNLAFVGIFHHAGLALAIGLGACINAGLLYYKLRKNGIYQPQPGWLRFMARVAVALLAMGAALWVGAGDSEYWLHATLWAKLAYLLGLVGLGAAVYFAALWVMGLRIRDFIKRSVS, encoded by the coding sequence ATGAATCTGTTAAAAGCGTTGGCTGCGGTCGGGAGCATGACTTTTGTCTCCCGGGTACTGGGGTTCGTCAGGGATACATTGATCGCACGGGTGTTCGGTGCGGGGATCTACACGGATGCCTTCTTTGTCGCTTTCAAGATCCCCAACCTGTTACGCCGCCTGTTCGCCGAGGGAGCGTTTTCACAGGCTTTTGTGCCGGTCCTGGCCGAGTACAAGAACCGCCGCGGTCATGACGAGACATATGGGCTGGTCAGTAAAGTGGCGACCTTGCTCGGACTGGTGCTCATGGGCGTGACCTTGCTCGGCATACTGGCAGCTCCCGTTGTTGCCTATATCAGTGCGCCGGGCTGGGCGCAGCGTGAGCCGGAAACCTTTGCGCTGACCATCGACATGCTGCGCATCATTTTCCCTTATATCCTGTTGATTTCCGTGGTGTCCCTGGCGGGCGGTGTGCTCAATACCTATAGCAGGTTTTCCGTGCCGGCGTTTACGCCAGTCTGGCTCAACATTGCATTTATCGTCGCCGCATTGTTCTTTGCCCCCTATTTTGATCCGCCGGTCATGGTGCTGGCCTGGGCGGTATTCGCAGGCGGTGTGCTGCAGCTGGTCTTCCAGCTGCCTTTTCTGCGCAAGATCGGGATGCTGCCCAAGTTACACTTCGATTTCCGGGATGAGGGTGTCTGGCGCATCCTTCGCCTCATGGGACCGGCAGTGTTCGGGGTCTCGATCGCCCAGTTGTCATTGCTGATCAATACGATCTTTGCCTCTTTTCTCGAGAGTGGCAGCGTGTCCTGGCTCTATTATGCTGACCGCCTCATGGAATTTCCTACCGGCTTGCTGGGCGTGGCGCTGGGAACGATCCTCCTGCCCAGTCTTTCAAAGAGCGTGGCGGACAAGGCGGAACACGAATATTCGTCCCTGCTGGACTGGGGGTTGCGCCTGACCTTGATGCTGGCTTTGCCGGCGGCGGTAGCGTTGGCAGTGCTGTCCGTGCCGTTGGTGACCTCCTTGTTTCATTACGGTGCCTTTACGGAGCACGATGTCTGGATGACGCGCCAGGCGCTGATTGCCTATAGTCTGGGGTTGCTGGGCTTGATCCTGGTCAAGGTGCTGGCTCCGGGATTTTATGCGCGCCAGAACGTCAAGACGCCGGTCAAGATCGCAGTGGTCACCTTGATAGCTACGCAACTGATGAATCTGGCTTTTGTCGGCATTTTTCATCACGCCGGCTTGGCATTGGCGATTGGGCTGGGCGCTTGTATCAACGCAGGCCTGCTTTACTACAAGCTGCGCAAGAACGGCATTTACCAGCCTCAGCCAGGCTGGCTGAGGTTCATGGCGCGTGTCGCCGTGGCCTTGCTGGCGATGGGCGCCGCGCTCTGGGTAGGTGCGGGCGACAGCGAGTATTGGCTGCATGCGACCTTGTGGGCCAAGCTTGCGTATTTACTGGGGCTGGTAGGCTTGGGCGCTGCGGTCTATTTTGCGGCCTTGTGGGTCATGGGACTGCGTATTCGCGACTTTATCAAGCGAAGTGTGAGTTGA
- the rpsT gene encoding 30S ribosomal protein S20, producing MANSAQARKRARQAVKQRAHNASLRSALRTAIKKIIKAVEAGDKTAAQSVFNENVSVIDRIADKKIIHKNKAARHKSRLSAAIKALA from the coding sequence ATGGCTAATAGCGCACAGGCGAGAAAGCGTGCACGTCAGGCAGTCAAGCAACGCGCCCACAATGCAAGTTTGCGCTCGGCTCTGCGTACCGCGATCAAGAAGATCATCAAAGCGGTAGAGGCCGGCGACAAGACTGCGGCTCAAAGCGTATTCAATGAAAATGTCAGCGTGATCGACCGTATTGCGGACAAGAAAATCATCCACAAGAACAAGGCCGCTCGCCACAAGAGCCGTCTGAGTGCTGCAATCAAGGCGCTTGCCTGA
- a CDS encoding FlgO family outer membrane protein, with protein MLKNRYTIAMVLALTACSGMPTGSSTNDKADYTTAANNPFIENNYKAADALIQQLSGKINPSHPMIIATLVNIDALSSSSTFGRLASEQISSRFSQAGYSMIEMKFRDYVYMKQDQGELLLTREIKDVAKNHNAQAVIAGTYALSSDMVFVNLKVIQPSSNVVVAVHDYAFPMDSNLRTMTRNMRK; from the coding sequence ATGCTCAAGAACAGGTACACCATTGCAATGGTATTGGCTCTGACCGCATGCTCCGGCATGCCAACAGGATCGAGCACCAATGACAAGGCTGACTACACGACAGCAGCCAACAATCCGTTCATCGAGAATAATTACAAGGCAGCTGATGCGCTGATACAGCAGCTTAGCGGCAAGATCAATCCCTCACACCCGATGATCATAGCCACCCTGGTCAATATCGATGCGCTTTCCAGTTCATCCACCTTCGGCAGGCTGGCTTCCGAGCAGATTTCATCACGCTTTTCCCAAGCCGGTTACAGCATGATCGAAATGAAGTTCCGCGACTACGTCTACATGAAGCAGGACCAGGGCGAGCTGCTACTCACCCGAGAAATCAAGGATGTCGCAAAAAACCATAATGCGCAGGCTGTCATCGCAGGCACTTACGCATTGAGTAGCGACATGGTGTTTGTCAACTTGAAGGTCATTCAGCCCAGCAGCAATGTGGTGGTGGCAGTACATGATTATGCTTTCCCAATGGACAGCAACCTGAGAACCATGACCCGGAATATGCGCAAGTAA
- a CDS encoding 5-(carboxyamino)imidazole ribonucleotide synthase, whose protein sequence is MSSVKTILPPAMLGMLGGGQLGRFFVIAAHEMGYKVAVLDPDRNSPAGKIADVHLCAAYDDETALQSLAEQCAAITTEFENVPASTLEFLAQHRTVRPAAASVAIAQNRVAEKNFFRDSGFPVAPYAVIEQAIDIPAADSGLYPAILKVARFGYDGKGQARVATPEEASAAFEKFGAEVCVLERMLRLDYEVSVVLARDADGNVETFPAAENSHLNGILDVSIAPARGDAAIREQARQLAVDVAQKLNYTGVLGVEFFVSQGRLLVNEMAPRPHNSGHYTIDACVTSQFEQQVRVLAGLPLGDARQHSPAVMVNLLGDIWSRGEPSWDAAYAEPGLKMHLYGKHEARPGRKMGHFTVVGDKADQTLQGALKVRHLLGIRD, encoded by the coding sequence GTGAGTAGTGTAAAAACTATATTGCCTCCGGCCATGCTGGGGATGTTGGGTGGCGGCCAGTTGGGCCGCTTCTTTGTGATTGCGGCTCATGAGATGGGCTACAAGGTGGCAGTGCTGGATCCTGACCGCAACAGCCCGGCGGGCAAAATTGCCGACGTGCATCTCTGTGCTGCCTATGATGATGAGACTGCGCTGCAGTCCCTTGCCGAGCAATGCGCGGCCATTACCACCGAATTCGAGAACGTGCCCGCATCTACGCTGGAATTCCTGGCGCAGCATCGTACTGTGCGTCCTGCCGCTGCTTCAGTGGCTATTGCGCAGAATCGCGTCGCAGAAAAGAACTTTTTCCGCGACTCCGGCTTTCCGGTTGCGCCGTATGCCGTGATTGAGCAGGCTATCGATATCCCTGCTGCCGATAGCGGTTTGTATCCTGCCATCCTAAAGGTGGCGCGCTTCGGGTATGATGGCAAGGGTCAGGCGCGAGTAGCGACTCCGGAGGAGGCAAGCGCCGCTTTTGAGAAGTTCGGTGCCGAGGTCTGCGTGCTGGAACGCATGCTCAGGCTGGACTACGAAGTTTCCGTGGTATTGGCACGGGATGCCGACGGCAATGTGGAGACCTTCCCTGCGGCAGAAAACAGTCATTTGAACGGCATTCTTGATGTCAGCATCGCGCCGGCACGAGGTGATGCGGCTATCCGGGAGCAGGCACGCCAGCTGGCTGTGGATGTTGCGCAAAAGCTGAATTACACGGGGGTTCTGGGCGTCGAGTTTTTCGTCAGCCAGGGCCGTCTGCTGGTCAATGAAATGGCACCGCGTCCCCATAACTCCGGACATTACACGATAGATGCATGCGTAACCAGCCAGTTCGAGCAGCAAGTGCGTGTGTTGGCAGGCCTGCCGCTGGGTGATGCGCGCCAGCACAGTCCCGCAGTCATGGTGAATCTGCTGGGCGATATCTGGAGCAGGGGTGAGCCTTCATGGGATGCTGCCTATGCCGAGCCAGGGTTGAAAATGCACCTTTATGGCAAGCATGAAGCCAGGCCAGGCCGAAAGATGGGGCACTTTACCGTGGTTGGAGATAAGGCGGACCAGACGCTGCAAGGCGCGTTGAAGGTTCGCCACTTGCTTGGCATCAGGGATTGA
- the purE gene encoding 5-(carboxyamino)imidazole ribonucleotide mutase, with protein sequence MSKPLVGIIMGSDSDWPVMRAAAQTLADLGIVYEARVVSAHRTPDLMFEFAEQAAERGLRVIIAGAGGAAHLPGMVAAKTTLPVLGVPVPSRHLQGQDSLLSIVQMPKGIPVATFAIGEAGAANAGLFAAAILATTDSALAQQLADFRAAQAARVLDMTLPDQP encoded by the coding sequence ATGTCCAAACCATTGGTTGGTATCATCATGGGCTCAGACAGCGACTGGCCCGTCATGCGCGCCGCGGCGCAGACGTTGGCCGATTTAGGCATTGTCTACGAGGCACGCGTGGTCTCTGCGCACCGTACGCCTGACCTGATGTTTGAGTTTGCCGAGCAAGCGGCCGAACGCGGCTTGCGTGTCATTATTGCTGGCGCTGGCGGCGCCGCCCACCTGCCTGGCATGGTGGCGGCCAAGACGACATTGCCGGTACTAGGCGTGCCGGTGCCATCACGCCATCTACAGGGGCAGGATTCCCTGCTATCCATCGTCCAGATGCCTAAAGGGATTCCAGTCGCGACGTTTGCGATCGGTGAGGCAGGGGCTGCCAACGCCGGTTTGTTTGCCGCCGCCATCCTGGCGACGACGGATAGCGCACTTGCGCAGCAGCTGGCAGATTTTCGTGCCGCACAGGCGGCCCGGGTGCTGGACATGACATTGCCGGACCAGCCCTGA